In Rhizobium sp. CIAT894, the following are encoded in one genomic region:
- a CDS encoding GTP-binding protein, which translates to MMRADNRLPVTVLAGFLGAGKTTVLNHVLSNREGRRVAVIVNDMSEVNIDADLVREGEAGLSRTDETLVELTNGCICCTLRDDLLSEVRRLAAAGRFDYLLIEGTGIAEPLPVAATFSFRDERGAALCDVARLDTMVCVVDAVNLLADYQSAEFLADRGERRDGDDERKLVELLVEQIEFSDVIIINKAGDVPCADLAEVRRVVAALNPSAQVVEAVFGQVPLGAILDTGLFSEAKAARHPLWHKELFGWGDHVPETEEYGITSFVYRNRRPFDPLRLRDFLDRKWAGLIRAKGHFWLATRPDEIGLLSIAGTQCRIETRGYWWASVPRVQWPHFPQFRQLIDRHWDNIWGDRRQELVFIGSGFDEKAIRFALDDCLTGEETGFDPQSAVGLRDPFPAWQHGHIPVHSRASSRT; encoded by the coding sequence ATGATGCGTGCAGACAACAGATTGCCGGTTACGGTTCTCGCCGGGTTTCTCGGCGCCGGCAAGACGACTGTGCTCAATCATGTGCTGAGCAATCGGGAGGGCCGCCGGGTTGCCGTCATCGTCAACGATATGAGCGAGGTCAACATCGATGCGGATCTCGTGCGCGAAGGGGAAGCGGGCCTCTCGCGCACCGACGAGACGCTGGTAGAGCTCACCAACGGGTGCATCTGCTGCACCCTGCGCGACGATCTCCTGAGCGAAGTGCGTCGCCTGGCAGCCGCCGGCCGCTTCGACTATCTGCTGATCGAGGGCACCGGCATTGCCGAACCGCTGCCTGTTGCAGCCACCTTTTCGTTCCGCGACGAGCGCGGGGCCGCCCTCTGCGACGTGGCGCGTCTCGATACGATGGTTTGCGTCGTCGATGCGGTCAATCTTCTCGCCGATTACCAGAGCGCCGAGTTTCTCGCCGATCGCGGCGAAAGGCGGGACGGCGACGATGAGCGCAAGCTCGTGGAGCTGCTCGTCGAGCAGATCGAATTTTCCGATGTCATCATCATCAACAAGGCGGGAGACGTGCCTTGCGCCGACCTCGCCGAGGTTCGCCGGGTCGTCGCAGCGCTCAATCCGAGTGCCCAGGTCGTCGAGGCGGTCTTCGGCCAGGTGCCGCTTGGGGCGATCCTGGATACCGGCCTCTTCAGCGAGGCGAAGGCCGCCCGCCATCCGCTCTGGCACAAGGAACTCTTCGGCTGGGGCGATCATGTGCCGGAGACCGAGGAATACGGCATAACTAGCTTCGTCTATCGCAACCGCCGGCCCTTCGATCCCCTGAGGCTCAGGGATTTCCTCGACCGGAAATGGGCAGGCCTCATTCGCGCTAAAGGTCATTTCTGGCTGGCGACGCGGCCGGATGAGATCGGCCTTCTGTCGATTGCCGGCACCCAGTGCCGCATCGAGACCAGGGGGTACTGGTGGGCCTCGGTGCCGCGGGTGCAATGGCCGCACTTTCCGCAGTTCCGCCAGCTCATTGACCGGCATTGGGACAATATCTGGGGCGACCGCCGCCAGGAGCTCGTCTTCATCGGTTCCGGCTTCGACGAGAAAGCGATCCGCTTTGCGCTCGACGATTGCCTGACCGGGGAGGAGACGGGTTTCGATCCGCAGAGCGCCGTCGGCCTTCGCGATCCGTTTCCGGCATGGCAGCACGGACATATCCCTGTCCATTCAAGGGCGTCCTCACGGACGTAA
- a CDS encoding peptidase domain-containing ABC transporter, translating into MSGFLHTNLHCLAFVARHHGVDLSPERLQHDYAVGNDPVAVRRLLRMAKDAGLRARHLNLDWRSLSQLGEAFPVLGELANGNWVVIAGMQGSGEEERIRILDPLATRPEVMLLSEEQFSKAWPGSVVLLKRNYRMSDEDRPFGFRWFVPEIIKQRSFFRDVALAAFVLYGLGLTTPIFFQLVIDKVLVHQSYATLTVLTVGIAIALVFDATFTFLRRYLLLYATNRIDIRVATRTFGHLLNLPIALFEHASAGVLVKHMQQTGRIREFLTGRLFLTLLDGVSLLVFVPILLLYSLKLTLVVLGFAALVGLVVMLLVGPFQRRLQALYQAEGDRQALLVETVHGMRTVKSLALEPRQRKVWDDYSAQSISVRFRVEKISTIAQSMTGLLEKLMSVAIIGLGALDVFSGAMTIGALVAFNMLAGRVSGPLVQIVTMVHEYQEVALSVRMLGEIMNQRPEQAGRGRGVRPHLHGRIEFDRVTFRYGPDSAPALDNVSFAIPAGCVFGVVGKSGSGKTTITRLIQGLYQSQEGLVRMDGYDSREIDLVHLRTSIGVVLQDNFLFRGSVRDNIAAAKPDASIEEIMEVARIAGAEEFIERLPRGFDTMLEENAANLSGGQKQRLAIARALITDPKLLIFDEATSALDPDSEAIIRDNLSRIAAGRTVVIVSHRLSTLVDADAILVVDRGKVADIGRHDQLVSRCMTYRHLWAQQMRQVA; encoded by the coding sequence ATGAGTGGTTTTCTGCATACCAACCTGCACTGTCTTGCGTTCGTCGCGCGTCATCACGGCGTCGATCTTTCGCCTGAGCGATTGCAGCACGATTACGCGGTCGGCAACGATCCCGTCGCCGTGCGGCGATTGCTGCGGATGGCCAAGGATGCCGGCCTGCGGGCCAGGCACCTCAACCTGGATTGGCGGTCCCTGTCCCAGTTGGGCGAAGCATTCCCCGTGCTGGGCGAACTCGCCAACGGCAACTGGGTCGTCATCGCCGGAATGCAGGGGAGCGGGGAGGAAGAGAGGATCCGCATTCTCGACCCGCTGGCCACGCGCCCCGAAGTCATGCTCCTCAGCGAGGAGCAATTCTCCAAGGCCTGGCCGGGATCGGTGGTTCTCCTCAAGCGCAACTATCGCATGTCGGACGAGGACCGGCCGTTCGGCTTCCGGTGGTTCGTGCCTGAGATCATCAAGCAGCGAAGCTTCTTCCGGGATGTGGCCCTCGCCGCCTTCGTTCTCTACGGCCTCGGGCTGACGACGCCGATCTTCTTTCAGCTGGTCATCGACAAGGTGCTCGTCCACCAGAGCTATGCGACGCTGACGGTTCTGACGGTGGGCATCGCGATCGCGCTCGTTTTCGACGCGACATTCACTTTCCTGCGCCGCTATCTGCTGCTCTACGCGACCAACAGGATCGACATCCGGGTCGCGACACGCACTTTCGGCCATCTGCTCAACCTGCCGATCGCGCTCTTCGAGCATGCCTCCGCCGGGGTTCTCGTCAAGCACATGCAGCAGACGGGGCGCATCCGCGAATTCCTGACCGGCCGGCTCTTCCTGACGCTGCTGGACGGCGTCTCACTGCTGGTCTTCGTGCCGATCCTGCTTCTTTACAGCCTGAAGCTGACGCTCGTGGTGCTCGGTTTTGCAGCTCTCGTCGGGCTCGTCGTGATGCTGCTCGTCGGGCCGTTCCAGCGCCGCCTCCAGGCGCTCTACCAGGCCGAAGGCGACCGGCAGGCGCTGCTGGTGGAAACCGTGCACGGCATGCGCACGGTCAAATCGCTGGCGCTGGAGCCGCGCCAGCGCAAGGTATGGGACGATTATTCGGCGCAGTCGATCTCCGTGCGCTTCCGGGTCGAGAAGATCTCGACGATCGCCCAGTCGATGACGGGGCTGCTGGAGAAGCTGATGAGCGTTGCGATCATCGGCCTCGGCGCGCTCGACGTGTTCAGCGGCGCGATGACGATCGGCGCGCTTGTTGCCTTCAACATGCTCGCCGGCCGCGTCTCCGGACCGCTGGTGCAGATCGTCACGATGGTGCACGAATATCAGGAAGTGGCGCTCTCGGTGCGCATGCTCGGCGAGATCATGAACCAGCGGCCGGAACAGGCAGGCCGCGGCCGTGGTGTCAGGCCGCATCTGCACGGACGCATCGAGTTCGACAGGGTCACTTTCCGCTACGGCCCGGATAGCGCCCCGGCACTCGACAACGTCTCCTTCGCCATTCCGGCAGGCTGCGTCTTCGGCGTGGTCGGCAAGAGCGGCTCGGGCAAGACGACGATCACCCGGCTCATCCAGGGACTCTACCAGAGCCAGGAAGGGCTGGTGCGCATGGATGGCTATGACAGCCGCGAGATCGACCTCGTGCATCTGAGAACCAGCATCGGCGTCGTGCTGCAGGACAATTTCCTGTTTCGCGGCTCGGTTCGCGACAATATCGCTGCCGCAAAACCTGATGCCAGCATCGAGGAGATCATGGAAGTCGCCCGGATCGCCGGCGCCGAGGAGTTCATCGAGCGGCTGCCGCGCGGCTTCGACACCATGCTGGAGGAAAATGCCGCCAACCTTTCCGGCGGCCAGAAGCAGCGACTGGCAATTGCCCGGGCGCTGATCACCGATCCGAAGCTGTTGATCTTCGACGAGGCGACGAGCGCGCTCGACCCTGACAGCGAGGCGATCATCCGCGACAATCTGAGCCGCATCGCCGCCGGCCGTACCGTCGTCATCGTCTCGCACCGGCTTTCGACGCTTGTCGATGCCGACGCCATTCTCGTCGTCGATCGCGGCAAGGTCGCCGATATCGGCCGGCACGATCAGCTCGTGTCGCGCTGCATGACCTACCGCCACCTCTGGGCCCAGCAAATGAGGCAGGTCGCATGA
- a CDS encoding HlyD family type I secretion periplasmic adaptor subunit, with translation MNAHVRKSGENLPVPSDKGPSDKRPDKGRELAARPPLPPAIAEFQSDAVELEERAPPRVARMTLYCVTALLAAAITWASVSSIDEVVIAPGKLVTTQPTIVVQPLETSIIRTIEVKAGEVVHAGQTLATLDATFSQADVDQQQAKFSALDAQVKRIEAELAGADYTKMAGDTPDQLLQAQLFTQRRAFYTAQLQNFEQQIAGQSAALAASKNQEAVLNDRRDGLSRIEAARERLYDRQSGSLITLLGSRDARLDVESDLTAVRGRADEAAHAYAKLQADRQAFIEDFRRAAMEQLVELRGQRDMADEELKKMELRRNMVALTAPADAVVLDLAQRSVGSVVREAEPVVTLVPINVPLEAEVSINTRDIGRVAVGKEARVKLDAYPFQKYGTATGKVRTISEDTFLTGQQEQTATPNQPAAPFFKARILLADTRLNASDVPVRLLPGMTVSTEIKVGNRTVISYFLYPLLRGLDNAIREP, from the coding sequence ATGAACGCGCATGTCAGAAAATCCGGTGAGAACCTGCCAGTCCCCTCGGACAAGGGGCCATCCGACAAGCGCCCGGACAAGGGCAGAGAACTTGCCGCCCGCCCGCCGCTGCCGCCGGCGATCGCGGAATTCCAGTCCGACGCCGTCGAGCTGGAAGAACGCGCTCCGCCGCGCGTTGCCCGCATGACGCTCTATTGCGTGACGGCGCTGCTTGCCGCGGCGATCACCTGGGCCTCGGTCTCGTCGATCGACGAAGTGGTGATTGCGCCCGGCAAGCTCGTCACCACCCAGCCCACCATCGTCGTCCAGCCGCTCGAAACCTCGATCATCCGCACGATCGAGGTGAAGGCCGGCGAGGTAGTGCATGCCGGCCAGACGCTGGCCACCCTCGACGCCACCTTCAGCCAGGCCGATGTCGACCAGCAGCAGGCGAAATTTTCTGCCCTCGACGCCCAGGTGAAGCGCATCGAGGCCGAGCTTGCCGGCGCCGACTATACGAAGATGGCGGGAGATACGCCCGACCAGTTGCTGCAGGCGCAGCTCTTCACCCAGCGGCGGGCGTTCTACACGGCGCAACTGCAGAATTTCGAGCAGCAGATCGCCGGCCAGTCTGCCGCTCTTGCGGCGAGCAAGAACCAGGAGGCGGTGCTCAACGACAGGCGCGATGGGCTCTCGCGGATCGAGGCAGCGCGGGAGCGGCTTTATGACAGACAGAGCGGCTCGCTGATCACGCTGCTCGGTTCCCGCGACGCCCGCCTCGACGTCGAGTCCGACCTGACCGCCGTCCGCGGCCGAGCCGACGAGGCCGCCCACGCCTATGCGAAGCTGCAAGCCGACCGCCAAGCCTTCATCGAGGATTTCCGCCGGGCGGCGATGGAGCAGCTGGTTGAGCTGCGCGGCCAGCGCGACATGGCCGACGAGGAGCTGAAAAAGATGGAGCTGCGCCGCAACATGGTGGCGCTGACCGCACCTGCCGATGCCGTCGTGCTCGATCTGGCGCAACGCTCGGTCGGCTCGGTGGTGCGCGAGGCGGAGCCAGTGGTCACGCTGGTGCCCATCAACGTGCCGCTGGAGGCGGAAGTCTCGATCAATACGCGCGATATCGGCCGGGTGGCCGTCGGCAAGGAAGCGCGTGTCAAGCTCGATGCCTACCCCTTCCAGAAATATGGCACCGCGACGGGCAAGGTGAGAACCATCAGCGAGGATACGTTCCTCACCGGCCAGCAGGAGCAGACCGCCACCCCCAACCAGCCGGCCGCCCCTTTCTTCAAGGCGCGGATCCTGCTTGCCGATACCCGGCTGAATGCATCGGATGTGCCGGTGCGGCTGCTTCCCGGCATGACCGTGTCCACGGAAATCAAGGTCGGCAACCGCACGGTGATCTCCTATTTCCTGTATCCGTTGCTGCGCGGCCTCGATAACGCAATACGCGAACCGTAG
- the cueR gene encoding Cu(I)-responsive transcriptional regulator, translating to MNIGQAAKASGVSAKMIRYYEQTGLISAADRKASGYRDYSEDDVHMLRFIRSARDVGFQVAEIQKLLDLWTNRERQSTDVKKIALDHIALLRLKIQELQQMAQTLETLVSKCAGDQRPSCPILEGLENRGAAEPIASRKRNSRILLPHKAKHTTKG from the coding sequence ATGAATATCGGACAAGCCGCCAAAGCATCGGGCGTTTCGGCCAAGATGATCCGCTACTATGAACAGACCGGCCTGATTTCGGCCGCCGATCGCAAGGCTTCGGGATATCGCGACTATTCGGAAGACGATGTACATATGCTGCGTTTCATCCGCAGCGCGCGCGATGTCGGCTTCCAGGTGGCCGAAATCCAAAAGCTTCTGGACCTCTGGACGAACCGGGAGCGTCAAAGCACCGATGTCAAGAAGATCGCGCTTGATCATATCGCCCTGCTTCGGCTCAAGATCCAGGAATTGCAACAGATGGCTCAGACCCTAGAGACCCTGGTGTCCAAATGTGCGGGGGATCAGCGGCCGAGCTGCCCCATTCTTGAGGGCTTGGAGAACCGTGGCGCGGCCGAGCCCATCGCCAGCCGAAAACGGAATTCGAGAATTCTGCTGCCTCACAAGGCGAAGCACACAACAAAAGGCTAA
- a CDS encoding heavy metal translocating P-type ATPase, producing MNAPLRKTDPSTFISLSIEGMTCASCVGTVERALRAVPGVDAVSVNIATEKASISTHAPLDRNVLVKAVEDVGYSVGAAPSVAVELTVEGMTCASCVGDVERALKAVPGVSEATVNLAAERATIKGSADAATLIAAIQGVGYEAKPIDADRTDEDAARAEKKDAERRELTRDFIIAAVLTLPVFITEMGSHLIPAIHGLIQATIGMQWSWYLQFALTSIVLFGPGMRFFEKGLPAMWRRAPDMNSLVAIGSLAAYLYSLVATFAPSLLPPGTINVYYEAAAVIITLILLGRLLEARAKGRTSEAIKRLAGLQVRSARVLRDGTIVELPIGSVLAGDIVEVRPGERVSVDGEVVEGASYVDESMITGEPVPVAKAAGSAVVGGTVNQKGAFSFRATAVGGDTVLSQIIRMVEEAQASKMPIQAIVDKVTMWFVPVVILVAALTFAIWYVFGPSPQLTYALINAVAVLVIACPCAMGLATPTSIMVGTGRGAELGVLFRKGEALQLLRDADIVALDKTGTLTEGKPMLTDLEPAEGFDRAQILGLIAAVEARSEHPIARAIVGAAAAEGIAPPVVSDFQSVTGFGVKARVEGKRIEVGADRYMAELGLDVAGFAAVAERLGDEGKSPLYTAIDGKLAAVVAVADPIKDTTPAAIKALHGLGLKVAMITGDNARTARAVAARLGIDEIVAEVLPDGKVDAVRRLKRQYGRLAFVGDGINDAPALAEADVGLAIGTGTDVAIEAADVVLMSGSLQGVPNAIALSKATIGNIRQNLFWAFAYNTALIPVAAGILYPAFGILLSPVLAAGAMALSSVFVLGNALRLRRFKATH from the coding sequence GTGAATGCTCCGCTTCGAAAAACAGATCCATCCACGTTCATATCGCTTTCCATTGAGGGCATGACCTGCGCCTCCTGCGTGGGCACCGTCGAGCGCGCCCTGAGGGCTGTGCCCGGCGTCGACGCCGTATCGGTCAACATCGCTACCGAGAAGGCGAGCATCAGCACCCATGCACCCCTTGACCGCAACGTGTTGGTGAAGGCCGTCGAGGACGTGGGCTATTCGGTCGGCGCTGCTCCCTCTGTCGCCGTCGAACTAACAGTCGAAGGCATGACCTGCGCATCCTGTGTCGGCGATGTCGAACGCGCGCTGAAGGCCGTTCCCGGTGTCAGTGAAGCCACCGTCAATCTTGCCGCCGAACGGGCGACGATCAAGGGATCGGCCGATGCTGCCACCCTGATTGCCGCCATCCAGGGCGTCGGCTACGAGGCCAAGCCGATCGACGCGGACCGGACGGACGAAGATGCAGCCCGTGCCGAGAAAAAGGATGCGGAGCGGCGCGAGCTTACCCGCGATTTCATCATCGCCGCCGTGCTCACGCTGCCGGTCTTCATCACCGAGATGGGCTCGCACCTGATCCCTGCCATCCATGGGCTGATCCAGGCCACGATCGGCATGCAGTGGAGCTGGTATCTCCAGTTCGCGCTGACCTCGATCGTCCTCTTCGGCCCCGGCATGCGCTTTTTCGAGAAGGGGCTGCCGGCGATGTGGCGGCGGGCTCCTGACATGAACAGCCTCGTCGCCATTGGTTCTCTCGCCGCCTATCTCTATTCGCTCGTCGCCACCTTCGCACCTTCGTTGCTGCCGCCCGGCACGATCAACGTCTATTATGAGGCGGCCGCAGTCATCATCACGCTGATCCTGCTCGGCCGCCTGCTCGAGGCCCGCGCCAAGGGGCGCACCTCCGAGGCCATCAAGCGCCTGGCCGGGCTTCAGGTGCGCAGCGCTCGGGTGTTGCGCGACGGCACGATCGTCGAACTGCCGATCGGCTCGGTCCTTGCCGGCGATATCGTCGAGGTTCGTCCCGGTGAACGCGTTTCCGTCGATGGCGAGGTGGTCGAGGGCGCGAGTTACGTCGATGAATCGATGATCACCGGCGAGCCGGTTCCGGTCGCCAAGGCCGCGGGCAGCGCCGTGGTCGGCGGCACCGTCAACCAGAAGGGCGCCTTCTCGTTCCGGGCCACCGCGGTGGGCGGCGACACGGTTCTGTCGCAGATCATCCGCATGGTCGAAGAGGCGCAGGCCTCCAAGATGCCGATCCAGGCCATCGTCGACAAGGTGACCATGTGGTTCGTGCCCGTTGTCATCCTCGTCGCCGCGCTGACCTTCGCGATCTGGTATGTGTTCGGCCCCTCGCCGCAACTGACCTATGCCCTGATCAACGCCGTGGCGGTGCTGGTCATCGCCTGCCCCTGCGCCATGGGGTTGGCGACACCGACCTCTATCATGGTCGGCACCGGCCGAGGTGCGGAACTGGGCGTCCTGTTCCGCAAGGGCGAGGCGCTGCAATTGCTCAGGGACGCCGATATCGTCGCGCTCGACAAGACCGGCACGCTGACCGAAGGCAAGCCCATGCTGACCGATCTCGAACCGGCGGAGGGCTTCGACCGCGCACAGATCCTGGGTCTGATTGCCGCCGTCGAGGCCAGATCCGAACATCCGATCGCACGGGCGATCGTCGGTGCCGCCGCGGCCGAAGGGATCGCGCCGCCCGTCGTGTCGGATTTTCAATCGGTGACGGGCTTCGGGGTGAAGGCCAGAGTCGAAGGCAAGCGCATCGAGGTCGGCGCCGACCGCTACATGGCCGAACTTGGTCTTGATGTGGCCGGTTTCGCGGCTGTCGCCGAACGCCTCGGTGATGAGGGCAAGTCGCCTCTCTATACCGCGATCGACGGCAAGCTGGCAGCAGTCGTTGCGGTGGCCGATCCGATCAAGGACACCACGCCTGCAGCGATCAAGGCCTTGCACGGGCTTGGCCTCAAGGTCGCGATGATCACCGGCGACAATGCCCGCACCGCCCGCGCCGTCGCAGCCCGGCTCGGCATCGACGAGATTGTCGCCGAAGTATTGCCGGACGGCAAGGTCGACGCCGTCCGCCGCCTCAAGAGACAATATGGCAGACTTGCCTTTGTCGGTGACGGCATCAATGATGCCCCAGCGCTCGCGGAAGCGGATGTCGGGCTTGCCATCGGCACCGGCACGGATGTCGCCATCGAAGCGGCCGACGTGGTGCTGATGTCTGGCAGTCTGCAGGGCGTGCCGAACGCGATCGCGCTGTCCAAGGCGACGATCGGCAACATCAGGCAGAACCTGTTCTGGGCCTTTGCCTACAATACCGCCCTGATCCCGGTCGCCGCCGGCATCCTGTATCCGGCTTTCGGCATCCTGCTCTCGCCGGTCTTGGCCGCAGGCGCCATGGCGCTGTCGAGCGTCTTCGTGCTCGGCAATGCGCTGAGGCTTCGCAGGTTCAAGGCCACCCACTGA
- a CDS encoding heavy-metal-associated domain-containing protein, translated as MEFKIENMTCGGCARSVSKVIQSVDADAKVDADPVTRMIKVETSANPADVRQALAQAGYPSAS; from the coding sequence ATGGAATTCAAAATCGAAAACATGACCTGCGGCGGCTGCGCGCGGTCCGTCTCGAAGGTGATCCAATCGGTCGATGCCGACGCCAAGGTCGATGCCGATCCTGTGACACGCATGATCAAGGTCGAGACCAGCGCCAATCCAGCGGATGTCCGTCAGGCGCTTGCACAGGCCGGCTATCCCTCAGCAAGCTGA
- a CDS encoding multicopper oxidase family protein, protein MHRRTFLTGIAGLAVTSSVTALVAIEKSNSAGNMDMAGMNMGGMDMGGMDMGDAGSPRAEGMPALPEGQPLRELPRLANQSGKASLFRTSLAAEPATLRFAEGLDTPVLLYNGGNPVIEAREGDRIEIDFRNGIPDQPTTVHWHGMPVPADQDGNPMVPVAAGASQRYAFDLPQGSAAPYWFHPHPHGHTAEQVYRGLAGIFLVKPKNDPIPAEYGDTILMLTDLRLAADGSIPENGMMDHMNGRVGDHLLVNGQKNPVLPVAKGEKRRLRLFNATNARFLRLNFENASMVMIGTDGGLLEAPVLRDEFLLAPAERIELVVAFDQPGPAKLTTLDYDRGWMGPGKPEEAGMTLLTVNVSDSAASAMPALPAKLREIAPLPTPLKTRRFVLTESMSGMSMAFQINGASFDMNRIDEVMKTGDVERWEIVNEAGMDHPFHVHGTQFQILEYERDGKIAKAPYRSWKDTVNVVSGQTVRFLIRQDMPGQRMYHCHILEHEDLGMMGLLDVRA, encoded by the coding sequence ATGCATAGACGCACCTTTCTAACCGGCATTGCGGGCCTTGCAGTCACAAGTTCCGTGACGGCTCTCGTCGCGATCGAGAAGAGCAACAGCGCCGGAAACATGGACATGGCCGGCATGAACATGGGCGGCATGGACATGGGCGGCATGGACATGGGCGACGCCGGCAGTCCGAGGGCGGAAGGCATGCCTGCGCTCCCCGAAGGGCAGCCGCTGCGCGAATTGCCGCGGCTGGCCAACCAGTCGGGCAAGGCCAGCCTGTTCCGCACCAGTCTTGCCGCCGAACCGGCAACCCTCCGCTTTGCCGAGGGGCTCGACACGCCGGTCCTTCTCTATAATGGCGGCAATCCGGTCATCGAGGCCCGTGAAGGCGACCGGATCGAGATCGACTTCCGGAACGGCATTCCCGACCAGCCGACAACCGTTCACTGGCATGGCATGCCGGTGCCGGCCGATCAGGACGGCAACCCCATGGTTCCCGTGGCCGCAGGGGCGTCGCAGCGATATGCTTTCGATCTGCCGCAGGGTAGTGCCGCGCCCTACTGGTTCCATCCGCATCCGCATGGGCATACCGCCGAGCAGGTCTATCGCGGCCTTGCCGGTATCTTCCTGGTCAAGCCTAAGAACGACCCGATCCCCGCCGAATACGGGGATACGATCCTGATGTTGACCGATCTCCGCCTTGCTGCCGATGGCTCGATCCCGGAAAACGGCATGATGGACCATATGAACGGCCGCGTCGGCGACCATCTGCTGGTCAACGGACAGAAGAACCCGGTGCTGCCCGTGGCCAAGGGCGAGAAGCGTCGCCTGCGGCTGTTCAACGCAACCAATGCACGTTTCTTGCGCCTGAACTTCGAGAATGCCTCGATGGTGATGATCGGCACCGATGGCGGCCTGCTCGAGGCGCCGGTCTTACGCGACGAGTTCCTGCTTGCGCCCGCCGAGCGGATCGAACTCGTCGTCGCCTTCGATCAGCCGGGACCGGCCAAACTCACCACGCTCGACTATGACCGCGGCTGGATGGGGCCGGGAAAGCCCGAGGAGGCCGGCATGACCTTGCTCACGGTCAATGTCTCCGACAGTGCGGCATCTGCCATGCCGGCACTGCCGGCGAAGTTGCGCGAGATCGCGCCGCTGCCGACGCCGCTCAAAACCCGCCGCTTCGTGCTGACCGAATCGATGAGCGGCATGAGCATGGCGTTCCAGATCAACGGCGCCAGCTTCGACATGAATCGTATCGACGAGGTGATGAAAACCGGCGACGTCGAGCGTTGGGAAATCGTCAACGAGGCGGGCATGGACCATCCGTTCCATGTGCATGGGACGCAGTTCCAGATTCTCGAATACGAGAGGGACGGCAAGATTGCAAAAGCACCCTACCGGTCCTGGAAGGACACCGTCAACGTCGTCTCCGGCCAGACGGTACGCTTCCTCATCCGCCAGGATATGCCGGGGCAACGCATGTATCATTGCCATATCCTCGAACATGAGGATCTCGGCATGATGGGCCTGCTCGACGTCCGGGCCTGA
- a CDS encoding SDR family oxidoreductase, whose translation MFDTYRVAVVTGATSGIGKATVLELRRRGLTVYAVGRSEAPLQELAATDGVIPIKADVRDTDTIVRALAGIEVDILVNNAGILSTRALFHEIDPAEIDAMIDVNLKAPMHLTRALLPGMVERKRGHLLYVGSSGGQAPYPNMGAYGPSKAGLSLFCDNLRCDLLGSSVRVTEVVPGRVQTDLYRTAMAGNQARALLYDGYRPIQPENIASIVINAIELPVFVDVARIEVFPTDQATGGGTMVKFQDEANEPRA comes from the coding sequence ATGTTTGACACTTATCGCGTCGCGGTGGTGACCGGCGCCACCAGCGGTATCGGCAAGGCGACGGTGCTGGAGCTCAGGCGGCGGGGGCTGACGGTCTATGCCGTCGGCCGCAGCGAGGCGCCGCTTCAGGAACTCGCCGCCACCGATGGTGTGATTCCGATCAAGGCCGATGTGCGCGATACGGATACGATCGTCAGGGCGCTTGCAGGCATCGAGGTCGACATCCTCGTCAACAATGCCGGCATCCTGTCGACGCGCGCGCTGTTCCATGAGATCGATCCGGCCGAGATCGATGCAATGATCGACGTCAATTTGAAAGCGCCGATGCATCTGACCCGCGCATTGCTGCCGGGCATGGTGGAACGCAAACGCGGCCATCTTCTCTATGTCGGTTCGAGCGGCGGCCAGGCGCCCTACCCGAACATGGGCGCCTACGGCCCTTCGAAGGCCGGCCTCAGCCTGTTCTGCGACAATCTTCGATGCGACCTGCTCGGAAGCTCGGTCAGGGTCACCGAAGTCGTTCCGGGCCGGGTTCAGACCGATCTCTACCGGACGGCGATGGCCGGAAACCAGGCGCGCGCGCTGCTCTATGACGGCTACCGTCCGATCCAGCCCGAGAACATCGCCTCGATCGTCATCAACGCCATCGAGCTTCCCGTCTTCGTCGACGTCGCTCGCATCGAAGTCTTCCCGACCGACCAGGCGACCGGCGGCGGGACCATGGTGAAGTTTCAAGACGAGGCAAATGAACCCCGTGCGTGA